One window of Falco cherrug isolate bFalChe1 chromosome W, bFalChe1.pri, whole genome shotgun sequence genomic DNA carries:
- the LOC129734565 gene encoding olfactory receptor 14C36-like translates to MSNSSSITQFLLLALADTRELQLLHFWLFLGIYLAAVLGNGLIITTVVCDKHLHTPMYFFLLNLSLLDLGSISTIVPKAMANSLWETRAISYAGCAAQAFLFLFFISTEYFLLTVMAYDRYVAICQPLHYGTLLGSRACVHMAAVVWGSDVLYAALHTANTFSLPLCHGNALGQFFCEIPQILKLSCSHTYLREVGLIVVSAFIAFGCFVSIMLSYVQIFRAVLRIPSEQGRHKAFSTCLPHLAVVSLFLSTGTFAYLKPPSVSSKSLDLAVSVLYSLVPPAVNPLIYSMRNQELKDALKKLMTSCVFNIPSMTIMVLLQSTPHFGSDSTCVATIGYLNVLM, encoded by the exons atgtctaacagcagctccatcacccagttcctcctcctggcattggcagacacgcgggagctgcagctcttgcacttctggctcttCCTGGGCATCTACCTGGCTGCCGTCCTGGGCAACGGACTCATCATCACCACCGTAGTGTGTGACAAACATCTCCACACCCCcatgtacttcttcctcctcaacctGTCCCTTCTTGACCTGGGCTCCATTTCTACCATTGtccccaaagccatggccaATTCCCTGTGGGAAACCAGGGCCATCTCCTATGCAGGATGTGCTGCccaagcttttctctttttatttttcatttcaactgAGTATTTTCTCCTCACTGTCATGGCCTATGACCGCTacgtggccatctgccagcccctgcactacgggaccctgctgggcagcagagcttgtgtccacatggcAGCTGTTGTCTGGGGTAGCGATGTTCTCTATGCTGCGCTGCACACGGCCAATACTTTTTCACTGCCTCTCTGCCACGGCAATGCCCTGGGACAgttcttctgtgaaatcccacagatcctcaagctctcctgctcacaCACCTACCTCAGGGAAGTGGGGCTTATTGTGGTTAGTGCCTTCATAGCATTTGGCTGTTTTGTTTCCATCATGCTGTCCTACGTTcagatcttcagggctgtgctgaggatcccctctgagcagggacggcacaaagccttttccacgtgcctccctcacctggccgtggtctccctctttctcagcaCTGGCACATTTGCCTACCTGAAACCCCCCTCCGTCTCCTCCAAATCTCTGGACTTGGCGGTCTCAGTCCTGTACTCgttggtgcctccagcagtgaaccccctcatctacagcatgaggaaccaggagctgaaggacGCACTGAAGAAGCTGAT GACATCATGTGTGTTTAACATTCCATCTATGACAATCATGGTTTTACTTCAAT